TTCGCTCCCGTTACAGATCTCTTCGTGCATGTTCTGCATCAGCGCTACTCGTTTCACTTGCCGGATCATGACCTTTCTGTCTCTAGTGAATGAATCAATCGAGTCATTGATCTCTAGTCCTTCGTTGGTTCCAAACTCATCGTCTCCTCCAGTGGAGTTCACTCCATCTACGTCTAGTTCGTGGTACAGTAGTTCAGTTTTTCGCTTCTTGGAGAGGGGTATGAGGTGCATGAGATAAGGTGtgaaaggtgaagaagaagCTCCATTTAGAGCAGAGATTAGAGAGATTAGTCCACGAGCTTGACGTACACCGTAGACGCAAGTCAGCACACGTAGCTCCTCTTTGGTATCGTGGAACTCAAGCGATGTTTTTCGGTGTGAGAAACCCTTTTCTTGCGTTCTAAGTAATAAAGAAGATATTACTCCGCTTAACAAAGTCGTGATCACCAGTGTCGCAATGAGCATATCATGAATTATCGGAGTAAACCATTTctacaaagagagaaaaaaataatcagaaaacaaagagaagattATTATCTGACTTGTTACTAttataatgtaaaaaaaaaactatttaaaaaaaaactataatgtaTCAAATCTCATAAATAacacctttttaaaaaataacactaattacttttgtcataaaaatagcaatcaaagagaaaaaatcctaaaatattaatatttattaattaataaaacactaaaatatCTTATGTTGTGAATTCTAATAAGAATCTCAcattctaaatactaaaccctaacctataatcaaaaactcaaattaaaacataaaaatgtcttgttaattttaaattaatgctattttggtaattttctcCTTTGTAAACtagtttttgaacaaaaaactTGATTACTGATATTTAAAGATATTATCTCTAAAATGTAGTTACCTTGTAGGTCAAGTTTGAGTCGAGGAGGACCAGACCAATATGACCTTTTACTGAGAGAATCGTAGACAAGAAAAGCCAATACTTCTTTGGGATCTTAAGGAATAAACATGCACATAAGACTCCTAGAAGCTTCGCTACCATGCTTAAAGCCACTATCGTACAGAGGACTAGGTAATGACGTTTGGTTAGAGAGTGGACGCTGAATCTAAACCCGATGTAACCAAAGTAAACCGGAAGAACAAACTCGTGAATCGGGTAACTCAGCCGGTTGATCATCGTTCTGTAAGTTTTACCTTCTCTTGGAAACATTAGTCCAATCAAGAACACGAAACCAGTTGAGTTTATGTTGCTGGACTCAATGGTTAACGCAATTATTAGAATAAGGATGAAAAAAGCGAGCGTTTCAGCTTTGGAGAGGTACTTCTCTTTAGGGTTTCTTTTGGGGAGCCATGAAGCTAAGAATCTATTGATGAAAATTATAACAACCGTGGCAAATGTGTAGGCAAAGATGTCTCCTGTCATTTTCCCGGAGATGTAAGCAATGACCATAGTGTAGATGAAAATGTTGGTCATCTCGATGAACAATCCGCAGGATATCGCTAGCCTTCCGATCTCAGATGTGTGGAGTTTCCAGTCAATGATTGAGCGGATGACCACAGGAGATGCCGTGTTCGATAAGGTAACCAGGAAGGCTACGTACAACGTTAAGATGTCCCCTTTGATATGTAGAAAACGAACGAGGAACCAGAGGAAAGGGATCCAGATGATGGCACAAGAGACTAAGGAGCCTAAGGTTATGACAATGGAGTTCTTCAAGTTTCGTTTCATAAAGTCAAGATCAAGTTCGAGACCGATCAAGAACATGAAACATGTTCgtaaaagaaatgagaaaaagatGTAATAGCTTGCTGAGTCTTTTTGGAGGAAGAAATCGTGGACCTTTTGGATTATTGTGAGCAAACTCAATACAATCCCAGCCtgaatataacaataaaaatgttagtTTCTGAATATCTCACGTGGGGGTTTCAGTATCATAATGTTTGGAGtcaataaaatacaaaaatagaaGTAAAAAACTTACGAGAATTTGAGCAACGGGACCAGCTTGGCCACAGGGTTTAAGGAAGAGATAGAAGAACTGAGAGAAGACGAGAATGCAAGCCATTTGAATAAACATTGTATTGAGTGGATTAAACAATGCATCTCCTTCCGGTAGACAGAACAACATTTTTGGATCCATTTTCTTGATTCGATTATGAGCATTCTCCAAAGTTTcgtgcaacaaaaaaaaatctgaaaagtGTGAAAGAAACCTAGATTTATTGTTAAGccaagaatatatatttttcagaaaatattttcaatgttttaatttttcctTTAATTTTGGTTGGCGTTTGAAGGGTTTGCATTTACTGGTTTACGTGATTATCCTTCGATTACTCCATGCCTCTAACTTTTTCCATTATTGTTCTTGTAAACATATCCAGTGTTCCTCATTAAAAGCggataaaattactaaaaccgGAAAGTACATGTAACGTAACCTActggtatattttttttttgataaagggtATGTATACCTACTGGTATTTTTACATGAAACAAAACTACGTCTCCTCAGTTTTTCGCTTGATTAAAgattactttaaaatatatcagATTACTTAAGCTTCCAATGATCAAACCATATACATTTTAAAAGACATCATATCTCCCATCCCCTGACAAGCTTGTACAGCTGCAGCAACTAGCTAGTGCAACTTGATGATTATAGTAACATATTAGTATACggtagttatataatttatgaactCTTCTTACAATAAGATTcgttgaaaaaatatatacatatagatcTTCAAAATGGATCCGTGTATTACATATTTACATCaagaaacgaaaaaaaaacaatcatcaaATAAAAGCAACAAGGTTGTTTTATAGGaatgtaaatatcatataaatatgaaaatgtttCAGAGTTAGAATCTGGAAATATGCTAccttgccaaaaaaaaaaagataaaaaaaaacaagggaaCAGATGATTATTTGACAAGAAGATGAGAAAAGCaacaaggttttttttttttgctaagaaaaaGCAACAAGGTTTGGTAAAACGTTACTTCCTGAATTCAAATACTGAAAACATTTCAATTATATTACGTTATTAagttcatttatttgttctagAGATAAATTATGGGCATTGTTAATGAACTGCTGATGTAATGTTTCTAGATTAAAATTGACGACATATACCAACGGAATTTCGATATACATGTAATCTATAAACGTGGTTACCTACCCAAGAGCTCCCCTTTACTTTCTAGTCAAAATTCTATTTCCTTCGTACAAAATCACTTTTTGCCTTCTTTatctttttgttataatttcttTACATACATTTATTCTTCATTTATGTtcagtattttttttctaatttcctTTAATCTTCTTGTTcctttggaaaaaaaaactttaaaagacCATGCATAACTAAAATCATCTCCAATGCGTATTCCTCTGAAATAGCATATCTATAACTAGATAAACATAGAAAATgctatttctttatttatttgcagagaaaaatagcaatttttattttaaattgaaaataataataaatatatagataactgagtatatttttttctaaatgttattatagagaaatatattaaaatagattgAAGATActctaaaagaaaacaaacaatgaattcatttttaattcatttttaatcataattttGCTTTCAAAGCTAACATATACCATGTAGTTTTATAATCATGCATGAAACCATTAGACTGATCTCAATTATTAAACATATCCCAATTACTGGAAATTACTTTAGTCACCAAATATTAGCAACTCAGTTTGAGACGTACCGAACCTATGA
This genomic interval from Brassica napus cultivar Da-Ae chromosome A6, Da-Ae, whole genome shotgun sequence contains the following:
- the LOC106351364 gene encoding cation/H(+) antiporter 1-like, producing MDPKMLFCLPEGDALFNPLNTMFIQMACILVFSQFFYLFLKPCGQAGPVAQILAGIVLSLLTIIQKVHDFFLQKDSASYYIFFSFLLRTCFMFLIGLELDLDFMKRNLKNSIVITLGSLVSCAIIWIPFLWFLVRFLHIKGDILTLYVAFLVTLSNTASPVVIRSIIDWKLHTSEIGRLAISCGLFIEMTNIFIYTMVIAYISGKMTGDIFAYTFATVVIIFINRFLASWLPKRNPKEKYLSKAETLAFFILILIIALTIESSNINSTGFVFLIGLMFPREGKTYRTMINRLSYPIHEFVLPVYFGYIGFRFSVHSLTKRHYLVLCTIVALSMVAKLLGVLCACLFLKIPKKYWLFLSTILSVKGHIGLVLLDSNLTYKKWFTPIIHDMLIATLVITTLLSGVISSLLLRTQEKGFSHRKTSLEFHDTKEELRVLTCVYGVRQARGLISLISALNGASSSPFTPYLMHLIPLSKKRKTELLYHELDVDGVNSTGGDDEFGTNEGLEINDSIDSFTRDRKVMIRQVKRVALMQNMHEEICNGSEDLRVSIVFLPFHKHQRIDGKTTNDGEAFRDMNRKVLKQAQCSIGIFVDRNITGFRQLHGFESVQHVAALFFGGPDDREALSLCQWLINNSQIHLTIIQFVADGSETENLVGDAVTKENNDVLMEIVGNDQTNDETDRSFLEEYYNRFVTTGQVGFIEKRVSNGEQTLTILREIGEMYSLFVVGKHRGDCLMTSGMNDWEECPELGTVGDFLASSNMDVNASVLVVQRYRHSFEIFVDE